A stretch of DNA from Gimesia chilikensis:
AACTGGGCGGGCTGCATGAATTCATGAACTGGGATGGCCCGATTCTGACCGACAGTGGTGGATTCCAGGTCTTCAGTCTGGCCCAGCTTACAAAGATGGATGATGAGCAGGTGGTCTTCCGCTCTCACATTGATGGCAGCCTGTTTGAACTCTCGCCCGAAAAAGCGGTGAAGATTCAGGAGCAACTGGGAGCCGACTGTATCATGTGTCTGGATGAGTGCCCGCCGCACGATGTGCCGCTGGAAAAAATGCAGGAAGCCGTCGATCGGACGACCAAGTGGGCAGCCCGCTGCCGGGATGCCCAGAAACGGGATGACCAGGCCCTGTTCGGCATTGTTCAGGGGGGTACTGATCAGAAAATGCGGGAACGCTCGGCTGAGGGGTTGCTGCCACTGGAATTCCCCGGATATGCGATCGGGGGCTTAAGCGTGGGAGAAAAGCCTGAGGATATGTACTCCACCCTGGATTTCACAACGCCGATGCTGCCTGTGGAAAAACCCCGCTACCTGATGGGGGTGGGCCGTCCATCCGACCTGATCGAGGCCATCATGCGGGGCGTGGACCTGTTTGACTGTGTGATGCCGACCCGAAATGGCAGAAATGGGATGGCTTTTACCAGTCAGGGACGCGTGAATTTGCGTAATCAAAAGCATGCCCGGGATCCGAGTCCACTGGATCCCGAGTGTGATTCGCCCGGTTCGCGTGATTACAGCCGGGCTTATCTGCGTCATTTATTCATGGCGCGGGAGATGCTGGGGCCAATTCTGATCTCGCTGCATAACATTGCCTTTTATCAGAAACTGGTGCGGGATCTGCGTGAGGCGATTCTGAATGATCAAGTTGAGGAGTTTAGGGCGGTTCACCTTGCCCGCTGGAACGCATCTTTCTAAGATACAGCTTACTTGATTGCTGGATAACTCCTGAAATTGTTTAGGTTTGGGCCAAATTCGAAACAGCAGTGAACCACCCGAGCCTGTTAAACTGATATGAAATTTCTTGCTGGATCGGGTTGCGGGTCAGATCTAAGTGACGCATGAGACTCACTTTATAGATTACCACGCTGGCCCGGGAAGAGAACGAAATGCACACCTTATTGTCGACTTTGTTAGTACTTGCTCAAGAGACACCCGCTAAACAGCCCGCTGGACCTTCTTTCCTGGTCCAGTCGCTGCCTTTGATTGTGATCGTGATTTTTTTCTACTTCATTATGTTCCGTCCTCAACAGAAGGAACGGGCCCGACGCGAGCAGGCGCTTAAAGAGTTGAAGAAGAATGATCGTGTGGTGACCATCGGTGGGATCATTGGCACGATTGCCAATATTTCTGAGTCAGATCAGGAAGTGACTCTGAAAATTGATGATAATTCGAAGATGAAAGTGCGTCGCAGTGCCATTCAGGGGCTGTATCAGGTTGAAACCAAAGAGGCAACAAGCTAGGTTGCGTTTCAACAGAGAAGTTTGTCAGTATCTGGCACGAAGTTGTCAGCTTAAATCATCATTGCCGAATGAATCGGCCCAGACAAAAAGAATCGTTTCAGGACTAATTGAATGACAGGGATTGATTTTCACTCAGCAACGCTGCTGGCTCAGGAAGCGACCGAAAAAGCGCCTTCGGGCGTATCCGCCGTCACTATCATCTTAATCCTTCTGGCTGTCTTTGTACTGCCGTTTATTCTGGGGGCGGTGATTTCCCGCGCTCTCAAGTTGAAGGAGTATTCACAGAAGATCGGCCTGGTCCTGTTTGTGGCCATCGTAGCGGCGACTCCCTTTATCTGGCAGATCTCGCATGGCCACGACTGGCGAAATGCCATTCGTCTGGGTATCGACCTGGCCGGCGGTTCGAACATGGTTTTCGAAGTCGATCAGGGTAAAAGCGAAAAAGAGCTTTCCAACGAAGTGATGGACCAGATGGTCGGCGCGATTGGGCGTCGTATCAATCCATCGGGTACTGAAGAAGTCACCGTCCGTAAGGTTGGCCAGAGCCGGATTGAAGTGATTGTTCCGGGGGCCGACACCGAAGACGTCCAGCGGATTAAATCGCTGATTACCCGACTGGGTAGCCTGGAATTCGATATTGTCGCAAACCGTCGCGATCATCCCCGTGAAGTACGACTGGCTACGGAAGCCAAGGGGAAGGATGTGCGTGACAATGAAGGCCGTGTGATCGCCAGCTGGCGTGAAGTCAGCAGCGACGAGCCTTTCAGCACCGATGACCAGATGGTCGTTCGGCCCTTCACCCGCAAAGACGGGTCCCAGGGACAGGAAGTGCTGGTCATCATCGAGCCTAACGAAGACCGACGCATCACCGGTAAGTACCTGGTGCGGGCCCGTCAGTCGACTGACCAGAACGGTGCACCTGCGGTTGCCTTTACATTCAATGCCCGTGGCGGCACCCTGTTCAGCCAGCTGACATCGAAAAACCGTCCCAGTAAGGATGGTTTCCACCGTCACCTGGCCGTGCTGCTGGACGGTAAAGTTCATTCGGCACCCCGTCTGATCGACACGATTGGATCCGAGGGGCAGATTACCGGTAACTTTACTCAGAAAGAAATTACCGACCTGTTGAACGTCCTGAATGCAGGGGCGCTGGAAGTTCCGCTGAAGCCGGAACCGGTCTCCGAGTTCTCCATCAGCCCGCTGCTGGGTGTTGACGTTCAGCAGAAAGGGAAGCAGGCAATCATCATCGCAGCTGTTGCCGTGATTGTGTTCATGCTGATCTACTATCGTTTCTCCGGCCTGGTGGCCAATATCTGTCTGACGCTGAACCTGTTGCTGGTGATGGGAGCCATGTCTTTCATCAATGCGACCTTCACCCTGCCCGGTCTGGCCGGTCTGGTGCTGACGATTGGTATGGCGGTCGACGCAAACGTACTGATTTTTGAGCGTATCCGGGAAGAGAAAAACCGGGGCTCCAGCCTGCGAATGGCGATCAATAACGGTTTCTCACGGGCTTTCACTACGATCGTGGATGCCAACCTGACCACGCTGATTGTGGCGGTTGTCTTGTACGTGATTGGTACCGACCAGGTCCGCGGTTTCGCCGTGACGCTGTTTATCGGTATTGTCATGAGTATGTTTACCGCCCTGTATGTCGGGCGTCTGATCTTTGACATCTTCGAACGGAAACGCTGGATCAGCGATCTGAGGATGATGAGTATCGTGGGTGATACCAGTATCGATTTCCTTGGTAAGCGTAAGATTGCCGGTGCCATTTCGGTGGCCCTGATTCTCATCGGCATGGGCGTTGTCATCGCCCGCGGAGAAGAGAACCTGGATATCGACTTCACCGGTGGTACGATGGTGACCTTCGAGTTCGAAGATCAGCAGAACATCGACGAAGTCCGCGCCAGCCTGCAGAAGGCATTTGACAGCAGCATTACGCTGGAACAGCTGGAGCTGTCGAACGATCCGACTTCGGAGGGACGTTTCTTCCGGTTACGTACTACGATGAATGATGCCGACCTGGAGAACTCCGGTCAGAATGCGGCTGAAGGTATCCGTGAAAATCTGAACAAAGCTTTCGACGGAACCGATCATAAACTTCGGAAAGTAACAATGGACTTTGGCGAGGTGAAAAAACTGACCGGTAGTGCTGATTCACCGGCCGGTACCGAAGTCGAACTGACCTTCAGTGGTGATCTGAAGCCCTCGACGGTTGAGACTTACCTCAAAGAAGAGATTGCCAAGATTAAGAACGAAGATGGTTCCGATAAATATGAGCGGATCCCCGAGTTCCAGGTTCAAGGCGCAACCGCTGGTGATAAAGAGGACGAAACGGCAGATGCTTCTGCGGAAGCAGCCCGTCATAAGAAGATGGTTGCCCAGTTTGGTCCTGACCTGTCGGCTGCCGACCTGGAAACTGCGTTAGCTGAGATGAAAACAGTCATGGCAACCACAGCGGTACTGGATGAAGTTAACAGCTTCGACAGCTCTGTGGCCAGCGAGATGCAGGAATCGGCTTTGATGGCGATGCTGATCAGTCTGGTAGCGATCGTGGCTTACATCTGGTTCCGCTTCCAGCGAATCACCTTCGGTCTGGCGGCTGTCGTGGCTCTGGTGCATGACGTGCTGGTTGTGCTGGGTCTGGTTGCCTTGGGAGCCTACCTGAGCAATACCGCTCTGGGGCCGCTGATGGGGCTGACCGACTTCAAGATCAACCTGCCTATGATTGCAGCGTTCCTGACGATCGTCGGTTACTCGCTGAACGATACGATCGTGGTCTTCGACCGGATTCGTGAAGTTCGTGGCAAGAACCCTGCTCTGACAACCAGTATGGTCAATGAGAGTCTGAACCAGACGCTGTCTCGTACCTTGCTGACCTCATTGACAACATTGATCGTAGTGCTGATTCTGTACGCGATCGGCGGTGAAGGTATTCACGGCTTCGCTTACTGTCTGGTACTGGGTGTGTTTGTCGGTACCTACAGCTCGATCTTTATCGCCAGCCCGGTTCTGGTCTGGTTGATGAACCGTCCGGGAAGTGCAACTGCCCGGGCAACTCAGGAAAGCGAAAAGCAGGCCAGCGTCAGCAACAGCTAAGCTGTACGATGCTCAAAACTGCTCTGAAATAAAAAGGGGCTGACTTTGAAGTCAGCCCCCTTTTTTTGTATATGTCGTGCCTGGCAGAGTGAGATATCTTGAGCTGAGTGAAATCCAGTAGCCCTCATCTGTGGGTGCTGTCTGAGCTTTTAACGCGTCTTCTGGCCTTCGACAAAGACGGCTTCGATTGAGCCCGGGAAGGTGATTCCTTCGAAGGGAGACCAGCCACATTTGGTTTTCAGATCTTCACGCTGGATGGTCACCGGACGTTTGAGATTGAGTACGGTGAGGCTGGCGGTGTAGCCCGGTTCAATTTTACCGAATTTCAGCGGTGCGATATACGGGTTGACGAATTCTCCGGGGTTTTCCGAACAGAAACGGGCTGCCTGTTCCGGAGTGAATTTCTGGTCCAGAATCAGCCAGGTGACGAACGCACCATAGGTATCCAGATGTGGTTGTCCGGAGATGCCCTGCTCGTTTTCTTCCAAGGTATGCGGGGCATGGTCGGTTGCCAGGTAATCGAGGGTGCCTTCCCGCAGGGCAGCCAGCATGGCCTTGCGGTCAGCGATTGTCCGCAGCGGAGGATTCATCTGCATCTTTCCCCGGTTCTGATCGGTCAGATCGGACTGATCAAAATAGAGGTGATGCGGTGTGACTTCACAAGTGACTTTGAGACCGCGGCTGCGGGCTTCGCGAATCAGGGGGAGCCCTTCTCCGACCGAGTAGTGACAGAGCTTGCCGCGGAGGTCGTATTTCTCGATCATCTGCAACGCAAAGCGGGTGGCGGAAATTTCGCATTCCGCGGGTCGCCGCTCTTCGTGAGTGGCGGCGTTCGCATGTTCATCGAGCAGAATGGGGTCTTCACAGTGGAAGCTGACGTTGCAGCCCCGGTACTGCGAGAGTGTTTCATCCAGCTGTTCCAGTGTTTTGAAGAACAGGTCGCCGACGCTGGGGCCCATGTAGGCTTTGTAAGGTACCGGGAATGTGAGTGGGCTGGTGCCCGGTCCGATGCCCGCGTAGAGCGTAAAGTGGATTGGCGGGTTACGCTGCTTAAGATGCTCCTGTTTGGCGTGGTAGCTCTCGTCTGTAATTGGAGGTACGGGGTTGTTGGGCATATCAGCCACATGGACGACCCCGCCATTCAGAGCGGCGGCACCTGCGGTGCAGAAATCTTCTTTGTATGTTTGTGATTCACCGATATCATCGCGGGCGTGAATGTGAATATCGCCCATGCCGGCAAAGATCAGGCAGTCATCGGAGAAAGTGAAATCCGGTTCTCCCAGTTGAGCGCCGACTTCGACGATCTGATTTCCCTCGATACGAATCTGGCTGTGAGAAGTCCCTGTAGAACTGACGAGAGTTCCTTGTATGATCATCGAACTGAAGTCATTCCGTTATGAAAGAAGTGTAGTCTGCAGTCAAAGAGGGATGGTGTGATTACCAGCCGACAGACATGTTGGTTTCGATTGCCAGCTGGGCTTCGTGCAGGTCGGCCCCGGTGTCACGCATGTAGAGTCGGATGGCGTGAACTTTGTCGCCCGAAGCGCGGAAGAGGCATTCGCGTGCCATGTCGCAGGGTTCGGTGTGCCCTTCAATCCCCAGCAGACGTTTGGAGATGACCCACATGTCGCGTGGGCGGCGAGTGACACGCAAGATCTCATCTTCGGGGTAATTCTCCTGGGCAGCGTGTTCCGCTTCTTCTTGAGTATTAGCCCAGCCCACCATGATATGCGCGTTTGTTTCAATCTCGTAAAGAGCCATAATTCAACTCCAGTCTGAAGAATGGAAATGTGAAAGCCTGTGAACGACAACGAATAACAGGACTCTTTCGAATTCGTCGCAGCAGACATAATACTCAGGAGTCTGAAATCGAACAATTCCCTGCCCGTATTATAGCCAAGCCCGAATCGCGGCGAGAGTGTCTTCTGGAAAATGTTTCAAGAAAATAAGAAATCACGATTTTACGCTTGCTTATGCGTCATCAGAACTTGCAGTGATTCCAGATAATTTAATTGAAGTTTTCGGGAGCGGCTGTGTTACTGATTATGTTGTGCATCCCACTTCTCTTCCGCTGCACTTTTGCGAAGATAGAAGGGAGTCAGGTTCCAGACTTCACTGGCCGGTGGAGTCTCCTGTTGCAGGAGTGTGGCCGTCAATTCTGCGACCTGGGAGGCGAGTGTCTGACGGGGAAAATCTTCGATTCGGATTTCCGGTAAGCTGCCTTGGTCGAGCAGATCGATTCCGGGACCGCAGACGGTTTCACCGGGCTGAAGTGCACTGCTGAATTCGTGGATGTCCTGCAGATGAATGGGAACTGTCTGTTGCCATTCTCCTGTGGAATTGCGGACATATCTGCCGACGAATAGATCGCCCCGCTGGGCGTTGGAGATCACATAGGTCTCTGAAATTTCAGTCGGACAGCTGAGTGCGATGGCTGCAAAGGTATCGATGCCATGTACGGGAGCACCTGTCACGTAGCCAAAGGTTTTGGCGAAGGTGATGCCGATTCTCAGGCCGGTAAAGCTACCCGGGCCACGGCTGACGCCGATTCCGGCGATCTGCTGAGGGGCGATTTCCAGCTGATCCAGCAGTTTTCTGACTTCGCTGACCAGGGTCTGGGCGTGCTTTCTCCCCTGTTGCTGCAGTGAGACGGGCGCAATTTCCTGCCCGGGACGGCAAATCGCGATGGAGCCGCTGCGTCCGGAAGTCTCGATACCTAGATAAAACTCGGAATTTTCCACACTGACTGAAATCAAGTACATCGAAAAAGGAGGGCAAATGCGTTAAAAATGCAGTAAGGAGTATGACAAACTCCCCCTGGGCTTCCAAGTCATCTACCGTAAAATCTCCGATGCGGATGTGTAACAACGAGTCTGCAGAGACTGACAACTGGCCATCCACTTCCCTGGAGCAGACGCTTTAAGTCCAAAATAGAATAGATTATTGTATTTCGAATGCTGTCAGGACCGAAAATAGATCGATGTCCACCCGCCCGGTCTGCATGCCCGGTGTTCGAAGTGTCCCGCTTGCCGGCATAATTCAATACAGCAACATACAGTTTGCTGTTCATCCTAGTTAAGACAAAATGGTTTACTTTAAAAAACTCAATGACCTGCTGACCTCCTTTGATTTAAAAACGAGTGGCAAATGGTTTGTGCTGTCCTGCCTGATCGGGGTGGTGGCGGGGTTTGGCGCCATCGTATTTGACGCATTAACTCAGATTGTGCAGCATCACTCTCTGGTCGCGATCGCCGGGTTCGAACATCCGCAGACAGTTGGCGAATATTCCTTCTATAAAGACCAGGTGACGGAGGTGAACTTTGCACCATGGCTGTTGCTGGTGGTGATTACTTTAGGCGGTCTGGCTTCGGGAGTCATTGTGTACAACATTGCCCCGGAGGCGGAAGGCCACGGAACCGATGCTGCCATCGACGCCTTTCATAATAAACGGGGAGAAATCCAGCCCCGGATTCCGATCGTCAAGACGATTGCCTCTGCCCTGACACTGGGAACCGGCGGTTCAGCCGGGCGGGAAGGACCGATAGCCCAGATTGGAGCCGGCTTTGGTTCGTGGGTGGCGACCAAATTGAAGCTCTCGGCCCGCGATCGCCGGA
This window harbors:
- the tgt gene encoding tRNA guanosine(34) transglycosylase Tgt; this translates as MSQFHFELIHTDSRTQARAGRWHTPHGIVDTPAFMPVGTLASVKGLLPEQLKQVGTQQVLANTYHLALRPGAEIVQELGGLHEFMNWDGPILTDSGGFQVFSLAQLTKMDDEQVVFRSHIDGSLFELSPEKAVKIQEQLGADCIMCLDECPPHDVPLEKMQEAVDRTTKWAARCRDAQKRDDQALFGIVQGGTDQKMRERSAEGLLPLEFPGYAIGGLSVGEKPEDMYSTLDFTTPMLPVEKPRYLMGVGRPSDLIEAIMRGVDLFDCVMPTRNGRNGMAFTSQGRVNLRNQKHARDPSPLDPECDSPGSRDYSRAYLRHLFMAREMLGPILISLHNIAFYQKLVRDLREAILNDQVEEFRAVHLARWNASF
- the yajC gene encoding preprotein translocase subunit YajC codes for the protein MHTLLSTLLVLAQETPAKQPAGPSFLVQSLPLIVIVIFFYFIMFRPQQKERARREQALKELKKNDRVVTIGGIIGTIANISESDQEVTLKIDDNSKMKVRRSAIQGLYQVETKEATS
- the secD gene encoding protein translocase subunit SecD encodes the protein MTGIDFHSATLLAQEATEKAPSGVSAVTIILILLAVFVLPFILGAVISRALKLKEYSQKIGLVLFVAIVAATPFIWQISHGHDWRNAIRLGIDLAGGSNMVFEVDQGKSEKELSNEVMDQMVGAIGRRINPSGTEEVTVRKVGQSRIEVIVPGADTEDVQRIKSLITRLGSLEFDIVANRRDHPREVRLATEAKGKDVRDNEGRVIASWREVSSDEPFSTDDQMVVRPFTRKDGSQGQEVLVIIEPNEDRRITGKYLVRARQSTDQNGAPAVAFTFNARGGTLFSQLTSKNRPSKDGFHRHLAVLLDGKVHSAPRLIDTIGSEGQITGNFTQKEITDLLNVLNAGALEVPLKPEPVSEFSISPLLGVDVQQKGKQAIIIAAVAVIVFMLIYYRFSGLVANICLTLNLLLVMGAMSFINATFTLPGLAGLVLTIGMAVDANVLIFERIREEKNRGSSLRMAINNGFSRAFTTIVDANLTTLIVAVVLYVIGTDQVRGFAVTLFIGIVMSMFTALYVGRLIFDIFERKRWISDLRMMSIVGDTSIDFLGKRKIAGAISVALILIGMGVVIARGEENLDIDFTGGTMVTFEFEDQQNIDEVRASLQKAFDSSITLEQLELSNDPTSEGRFFRLRTTMNDADLENSGQNAAEGIRENLNKAFDGTDHKLRKVTMDFGEVKKLTGSADSPAGTEVELTFSGDLKPSTVETYLKEEIAKIKNEDGSDKYERIPEFQVQGATAGDKEDETADASAEAARHKKMVAQFGPDLSAADLETALAEMKTVMATTAVLDEVNSFDSSVASEMQESALMAMLISLVAIVAYIWFRFQRITFGLAAVVALVHDVLVVLGLVALGAYLSNTALGPLMGLTDFKINLPMIAAFLTIVGYSLNDTIVVFDRIREVRGKNPALTTSMVNESLNQTLSRTLLTSLTTLIVVLILYAIGGEGIHGFAYCLVLGVFVGTYSSIFIASPVLVWLMNRPGSATARATQESEKQASVSNS
- a CDS encoding amidohydrolase family protein, which translates into the protein MIIQGTLVSSTGTSHSQIRIEGNQIVEVGAQLGEPDFTFSDDCLIFAGMGDIHIHARDDIGESQTYKEDFCTAGAAALNGGVVHVADMPNNPVPPITDESYHAKQEHLKQRNPPIHFTLYAGIGPGTSPLTFPVPYKAYMGPSVGDLFFKTLEQLDETLSQYRGCNVSFHCEDPILLDEHANAATHEERRPAECEISATRFALQMIEKYDLRGKLCHYSVGEGLPLIREARSRGLKVTCEVTPHHLYFDQSDLTDQNRGKMQMNPPLRTIADRKAMLAALREGTLDYLATDHAPHTLEENEQGISGQPHLDTYGAFVTWLILDQKFTPEQAARFCSENPGEFVNPYIAPLKFGKIEPGYTASLTVLNLKRPVTIQREDLKTKCGWSPFEGITFPGSIEAVFVEGQKTR
- a CDS encoding DUF6793 family protein, translated to MALYEIETNAHIMVGWANTQEEAEHAAQENYPEDEILRVTRRPRDMWVISKRLLGIEGHTEPCDMARECLFRASGDKVHAIRLYMRDTGADLHEAQLAIETNMSVGW
- the tsaB gene encoding tRNA (adenosine(37)-N6)-threonylcarbamoyltransferase complex dimerization subunit type 1 TsaB, with the protein product MENSEFYLGIETSGRSGSIAICRPGQEIAPVSLQQQGRKHAQTLVSEVRKLLDQLEIAPQQIAGIGVSRGPGSFTGLRIGITFAKTFGYVTGAPVHGIDTFAAIALSCPTEISETYVISNAQRGDLFVGRYVRNSTGEWQQTVPIHLQDIHEFSSALQPGETVCGPGIDLLDQGSLPEIRIEDFPRQTLASQVAELTATLLQQETPPASEVWNLTPFYLRKSAAEEKWDAQHNQ